One genomic region from Quercus robur chromosome 4, dhQueRobu3.1, whole genome shotgun sequence encodes:
- the LOC126720707 gene encoding DNA polymerase zeta processivity subunit-like, protein MVNLWVKGAFERRRRYMNLMVQRARHPRLRDYIHSVVFGLLPIIQKGMVERAAVIFFNTDGIPVERFVFKLAVNLSYGSKVEEADLEFSLRSFLIKLSVSESLTKVLPRNYRWEITAYFRSLPEASANKDVEQWIPTDTRQWGQPPLLTPIKSMSSEPLCVQLYIEHPSLSEPKP, encoded by the exons ATGGTGAATTTGTGGGTGAAAGGTGCATTTGAGAGGAGGAGGAGGTATATGAATTTGATGGTTCAGAGGGCTCGCCACCCTCGGCTCAGAGATTATATACATTCTGTTGTCTTTGGTCTTCTTCCTATTATCCAAAAG GGAATGGTGGAGAGAGCAGCAGTTATTTTTTTCAACACTGACGGAATCCCAGTGGAGCGTTTTGTTTTCAAGCTTGCAGTGAATCTGTCATATGGCTCAAAGGTTGAAGAAGCTGACCTGGAGTTCTCTCTTAGATCATTCTTAATCAAGCTTTCGGTCTCAGAATCTCTTACTAAGGTTCTTCCCCGCA ACTACAGGTGGGAGATAACTGCTTACTTTCGATCCCTTCCAGAAGCTAGTGCAAACAAGGATGTGGAGCAGTGGATCCCAACGGACACAAGGCAGTGGGGGCAACCTCCCCTCCTGACCCCTATTAAGTCAATGAGTAGCGAACCTCTCTGTGTACAGTTATATATAGAACATCCAAGTTTATCTGAACCAAAGCCTTAA